A genomic stretch from Vibrio cortegadensis includes:
- a CDS encoding MDR family MFS transporter has product MSKSEDSLFQLERVQRFNFSVWTVLVGTLIARTSFFMAWPFLIVFLYKDYGATAVEVGGMLASSAVVGAVTGLYSGYISDKFGRKWVMVCGSWIAAVAYSGIGLASEVWQFYVLIIITGLMRPMIEAPAKAVIGDNLDNVKDRELALNVRYFLLNLGGAIGPLIGITIGLSQPQNLFFIAGATYVVYGFWLLFGIERRGVHTKPDSSMLPNFSATLKVIRKDNIFVKLMLANFIMMFVYAQVESSIPQVIVRASTSDAAQIIAGLVLVNTLTIIIFQFPMLKWLEHIPLFVRTRIGMALMAAAQIGFLMTPADWPIGWGIACFVLSMGEVIAFPTLNVQIDRLAPAHLRGSYFGAAALYSLGFAIAPLVGGVVIESLSSNWLFGVCFFLCLVMIWLYWLAEHSEDNVEREPITT; this is encoded by the coding sequence ATGAGCAAAAGTGAGGACAGTTTATTTCAGCTTGAAAGAGTACAAAGGTTTAATTTTTCAGTGTGGACGGTATTGGTCGGGACATTAATCGCACGCACCAGCTTTTTTATGGCATGGCCATTTTTGATTGTCTTCTTGTATAAAGATTATGGGGCAACCGCAGTTGAAGTGGGTGGAATGTTGGCATCATCTGCCGTTGTAGGGGCGGTGACAGGGCTTTATTCAGGCTATATTTCTGACAAGTTTGGTCGGAAGTGGGTCATGGTGTGCGGAAGTTGGATCGCAGCCGTCGCTTATAGCGGAATTGGCTTGGCCAGTGAGGTTTGGCAATTTTATGTATTGATCATCATTACGGGACTGATGCGCCCAATGATTGAAGCGCCAGCCAAAGCTGTCATCGGTGATAATTTAGATAATGTAAAAGACCGAGAGTTGGCGTTGAACGTACGGTATTTTTTGTTAAATCTGGGTGGTGCGATTGGGCCGCTGATCGGTATTACCATTGGGCTGAGCCAGCCGCAAAATTTATTCTTTATTGCTGGGGCGACTTACGTTGTATACGGGTTTTGGCTTCTGTTCGGGATAGAGAGGCGAGGAGTGCATACAAAACCTGATTCATCGATGTTGCCCAATTTCTCCGCGACGCTCAAGGTTATCCGTAAAGACAATATTTTCGTTAAATTGATGCTAGCGAACTTCATTATGATGTTTGTTTATGCTCAAGTTGAATCATCAATTCCTCAGGTTATTGTACGAGCATCGACATCGGATGCTGCGCAAATTATTGCAGGCTTAGTACTCGTTAATACGCTTACCATTATTATATTCCAATTTCCGATGTTGAAATGGTTAGAACACATTCCACTGTTTGTTCGAACTCGAATAGGTATGGCTCTGATGGCTGCAGCTCAAATAGGTTTTTTAATGACACCTGCGGATTGGCCAATTGGGTGGGGAATTGCCTGTTTTGTGTTGAGTATGGGGGAGGTGATTGCATTCCCGACGCTAAATGTTCAGATCGACCGTTTGGCTCCTGCACATTTAAGAGGTTCCTATTTTGGAGCCGCAGCTTTGTATTCCCTTGGTTTTGCCATTGCACCTCTTGTCGGTGGGGTGGTGATTGAATCACTCAGTTCAAACTGGCTGTTTGGGGTCTGCTTCTTCCTCTGCTTAGTGATGATCTGGCTATATTGGCTAGCAGAACACAGTGAAGATAACGTAGAGAGAGAACCCATTACAACCTAG